TTCCGAGGTTAATCATGGCTTCCTGCGTCTCCAAAATGATTGCCTCCGTTATAACATATCCACATGAGATTCTACGCACAAGGATGCAGTTGAAGTCCAATCTACCCGATTCCGTGCAGCATAAAATGCTCCCGCTGATTCGGAAAACGTATTTGACCGAGGGATTGAGAGGATTTTACTCGGGATTCGTCACCAACCTGATACGCACTGTACCTGCCTCGGCGATAACCCTGGTATCATTTGAATGGGTTAGAAATCGTCTATCAAACATTACTACAGGTCCGGGAAGTTGAGGAAGAGTACGGTTTTACTGCACAGTTGCATCTTATATACACATTAAAATACCATTTCGATCAAAGATTTGATATCTTACAGGTAGTCTGAGTTTCTGTTCTTTCATAGTTAAGGGCACAACGCGCGATCTTTGAACATGTTGCATCGCTGATCTCCTTTTAGtaaggaagaagaaatagTAAGCTATCGAAGTAAATGCTATTTCTTTGGCTAGCTTCTATAGCCTACCTGCTTCATGTGGGAGGCTTTGCACTGGCCTTCGGCGAAGATTCAACAGAGAAGGCCGCTTTCCCCGATCCGCTGAATGAGGAAGAGTTTAATAGCCAAATGAGGTCTGGTCTACACATTGTAGAGTTCTTCAGTCCTCATTGTAGCCATTGTAAGGCTTTGGCACCTACATGGAAAAAGGCTTGGGAAACGTTTTATGAGGAAGGCCAAGGACTCAACATCACTTTCTCTCAAGTTAATTGTTTGTTAAGTGGGGACCTTTGcaacaaagagaagattgCATATTTTCCAAACATACGATTGTATGGGCCGTCAGGAtttatcaagaacttcCCTGAAAATGCGAAGAGGACTGTGGAGAATTTAATTGATTTTGCTCGTCGCGAAGCTTATGACCCAGTCAACGCAGAGGTGCTAGATATCAAGAGTTTGAGCATTCCTATTCGAGGCGACCAGTTCAATGAGTTACTTGCTGGAAAAGGTGAGCAACCTATTTTGGTTTCTTTCTGGCCATCAAAAACAATGAGAAGTTCGGATGATAACATTGACTTTGAGAATTGCGACGAATGTATACCTTTCCAAAGAACGTGGAGAATACTATCTTCAAAACTGCTGGCGCACAACATCTCCACAGGGCATATCAATTGCGAgtcatcttcaaatctgTGTGAAGAGCTCGGTTTTTCTGACCTAGTGAAAATAAAGAACCACTCTCTCGACAGACTTCCAAGAGTAGCTTTGATTTTGCCCAACAGAGTTGTGAACAATTTCTTTGTCTACAAATCACCTTTCTCCACCTCAACGGCAGACTATGAAGATTTCGCAACAAGAATTGTGTCAAATAGCGAGCCGCCTTTTATATCTGCAAAAGAGGTGCGGGAAATTACTGAGCGAGAGTTTGAGATACCTTCCACCAATGGTTTAAACGTATCGCCACAAAAGTTGCATGTTGTATTCTCATATGATCCTGAGACCGTGGTGCCTGAGGATCTTCATGTCCTTGGGCATTTACTTGAACCGTTATCGGCAATTCCCAATGCTTACCTATATAGATCGACGGATAATATGAACTCGGCTTCCCGCTCAGTTTTCGAGTCCATGTATCAGATGATTAACTACAATGAGAGCGAACCTGTGAAGACGGTCAAAGAATCTTTCCTGGATTTGAATGTTATGGAGCAAAACCCCTCTCTGTATGTTTTCAAGGATGGAGAGAAAATTCCTCATATTTTCCCTGCTTATTCTACGACTGAGATGAGAAACGTGGGTTACATCACCTCTTGGATAGAGTCAGTGTCGCTACCGCCTATTAACGAAATATCGCCATCTACCTTCGAAAGGcttctcagcttcaatCCGGAGGTATATAGTGGCCTGGTTATTCAATTAATTGATACATCCACGGGCTCAAAGTTTGAGAAAAGCTCACGACTTCTTCGCAAGTTGATTGTTGGTGCTTATGACTACGAAGACTTGAGGATGCAGAACGTGCTTAACGTTGCTGATGCCAAAAGATTGACGAAGACAAAAAAGATGCAAGCAttaaagaagaaaggagCATCGGCAAAGAAAATCGTTAAAGCctccattgaagaaattccaCGCTTAGATGTCCACAAAATTATCCTCGGTTACATTGATATCTCAAAATCAGACAACGCTTTATCACAGCTCGGTCTTGACTATCGCG
The nucleotide sequence above comes from Torulaspora globosa chromosome 6, complete sequence. Encoded proteins:
- the EPS1 gene encoding protein disulfide isomerase EPS1 (ancestral locus Anc_7.134) → MLFLWLASIAYLLHVGGFALAFGEDSTEKAAFPDPLNEEEFNSQMRSGLHIVEFFSPHCSHCKALAPTWKKAWETFYEEGQGLNITFSQVNCLLSGDLCNKEKIAYFPNIRLYGPSGFIKNFPENAKRTVENLIDFARREAYDPVNAEVLDIKSLSIPIRGDQFNELLAGKGEQPILVSFWPSKTMRSSDDNIDFENCDECIPFQRTWRILSSKLLAHNISTGHINCESSSNLCEELGFSDLVKIKNHSLDRLPRVALILPNRVVNNFFVYKSPFSTSTADYEDFATRIVSNSEPPFISAKEVREITEREFEIPSTNGLNVSPQKLHVVFSYDPETVVPEDLHVLGHLLEPLSAIPNAYLYRSTDNMNSASRSVFESMYQMINYNESEPVKTVKESFLDLNVMEQNPSLYVFKDGEKIPHIFPAYSTTEMRNVGYITSWIESVSLPPINEISPSTFERLLSFNPEVYSGLVIQLIDTSTGSKFEKSSRLLRKLIVGAYDYEDLRMQNVLNVADAKRLTKTKKMQALKKKGASAKKIVKASIEEIPRLDVHKIILGYIDISKSDNALSQLGLDYREEYNLGDVIVIDILNRYVYEHDIFGNALSSESPYNVRETLAAVFLPESSYSAGNIPRRVWNPSFGDVFRFFDFTGQVSFWRFFCILSLILLAYKALRLLSRARINKRYKAKRNIVGLLGKADKKNLRD